One genomic region from Triticum urartu cultivar G1812 unplaced genomic scaffold, Tu2.1 TuUngrouped_contig_6083, whole genome shotgun sequence encodes:
- the LOC125530116 gene encoding translation initiation factor IF-2-like, whose product MYPWSLALVALVLATSWMCSLQPCSADTMVPQPTTAAASADKVPVRPAASVPLASPAPTPAATPATPAMATASKKIPLPVPVPETLPGAEGLGFGGGYGGQTVPGGGLGGFNGDQGFFGGCCGGFGYNGGPGYNNGPLFFNSAPATRLRLRMVATGNGFAPLLVAGAAAMFYA is encoded by the coding sequence ATGTACCCATGGAGCCTCGCACTGGTGGCGCTCGTTCTGGCCACGTCGTGGATGTGCTCACTTCAACCATGCTCCGCTGACACGATGGTGCCTCAGCCGACCACGGCAGCGGCAAGCGCAGACAAGGTACCCGTCCGACCTGCGGCAAGTGTGCCGCTTGCTTCACCGGCTCCCACACCCGCAGCCACACCGGCGACGCCAGCGATGGCCACTGCGTCGAAGAAAATCCCGCTGCCCGTCCCGGTACCCGAGACACTTCCCGGCGCGGAAGGCCTCGGCTTCGGCGGTGGATACGGCGGGCAGACGGTGCCCGGCGGCGGCCTCGGTGGGTTCAACGGAGACCAGGGCTTCTTCGGCGGATGCTGCGGAGGCTTCGGGTACAACGGCGGTCCTGGGTATAATAACGGGCCGTTGTTCTTCAACTCGGCGCCCGCAACAAGATTGAGGCTGAGGATGGTGGCGACGGGAAACGGCTTCGCGCCTCTGCTGGTGGCTGGTGCTGCAGCCATGTTTTACGCGTGA